One window of the Corticium candelabrum chromosome 7, ooCorCand1.1, whole genome shotgun sequence genome contains the following:
- the LOC134182091 gene encoding amine sulfotransferase-like has translation MAAFAKSVNEVEAKLAKLFTKEGRLRGLSFTPRPDDVFVTTSAKAGTTWVQQIVHQLRTRGSMDFEEITEVIPWVEAATDIGIDLEAEQVATPRAFKTHCWYDHCPKGGKYIVVMRNPRAVAPSLYKMLAGWWFLPSDIDVNTFVRSFWLARGKPQSKLENSSYWHFYASWWPHRHDSNVLWLFYEDMLEDHLGSVKKIATFINCGADDEELHQLVVKQSSLEFMKKHVVKYDDHLLKSKRNEAIDVPKDASGAAKVNEGNNEAYKAMLSPEVIQAIDDAWKLMEDATGFSCYEDLRKNSSFTK, from the coding sequence ATGGCTGCATTCGCAAAAAGCGTTAACGAAGTGGAGGCTAAGTTGGCCAAATTGTTTACAAAAGAAGGTCGTCTGCGTGGTCTATCTTTTACCCCTCGTCCTGATGATGTATTCGTCACTACATCTGCCAAAGCAGGCACGACGTGGGTACAGCAAATTGTTCACCAGTTGAGGACTCGTGGTAGCATGGATTTCGAAGAAATAACGGAAGTGATACCTTGGGTTGAAGCAGCCACTGATATTGGAATCGACCTAGAGGCAGAGCAAGTGGCCACTCCTCGAGCATTTAAGACTCATTGTTGGTATGATCATTGCCCAAAGGGAGGAAAGTATATTGTGGTTATGAGGAATCCTCGAGCAGTAGCTCCTTCCCTCTACAAAATGTTGGCTGGATGGTGGTTTCTACCATCTGATATTGATGTCAATACCTTTGTCAGGTCGTTTTGGCTGGCAAGAGGTAAACCACAGTCGAAATTGGAAAATAGTTCATACTGGCACTTCTATGCCTCGTGGTGGCCTCATCGACATGATTCGAATGTTCTTTGGTTGTTTTATGAAGACATGCTTGAAGATCATCTGGGATCTGTGAAGAAGATTGCGACTTTCATCAACTGTGGTGCCGATGATGAAGAACTTCATCAGCTAGTGGTGAAACAATCAAGTCTCGAGTTCATGAAGAAACATGTAGTCAAGTATGATGATCATTTGCTAAAGTCTAAACGTAATGAAGCAATCGATGTACCAAAGGATGCCAGTGGAGCAGCTAAAGTAAACGAAGGTAACAATGAAGCATATAAGGCAATGCTATCACCTGAGGTGATCCAAGCTATTGATGACGCTTGGAAACTCATGGAAGACGCAACTGGATTCTCTTGTTATGAGGATTTACGTAAAAATTCATCATTCACAAAATGA